GGACCACACCCGCGACGCCAACGGCATTGTCCATGCACGGCTTCTCGACCTCGTGCCGGGACGGTCCGGGAAGGCCTACGCTGACTGGCTCAGAGCGCGCGGCGAGGAGTTCACCGATCGCTGTTGGGGAGTCAATTTACTCGCTTGGACATTTTCGCGAGTACCTCGAACATGGGGCCGCGCAAATCGTCCAGGCGGATGTCGGACGGATCGGAGGAATCACGCCGTGGCTTAAGGCTGCGCATCTCGCCGAAGCCTTCAACGTGGCCATCAGCCCCCACTTCCTGATGGAACTGCATGTAAGCCTCGTGGCGGCGGTTCCCAACGGCCAATACGTTGAACACATACCTCAACTAAGGTCGGTTACGCGAAGCGAAATTGAGGTGCGCGACGGCCACGCCGTGGCCCCCGACGCGCCGGGAATCGGAATCGATTGGAACACCGACGCAATAGACGACCGCCGGATCGCGTAGTCGGCTTCGGTGCGGGAGGCACCGGTCGGTCCAAGTTGTCTCCAATGGCGCTGCCATGACGGATCTCCTTGACGGGGGCGCCAGCGGACAATTCAGGGACACCTGTTGTGATCCCGCCCGGACCTTTCTCCTTCTGCCCGGGCGGAGTGGGCATCCTGCCGGTACGACGACGTACACGTGACAGGATCCGGCTTCGTCTGTTCCCGTTAGCCGACGGCGTCCCGGGGAAGGGACCGACATATCCGGTGTTGGATGATCCCGCCGGTCAGCCTTCACACTCAGTACAGTAGGCATGGCCGTTCTTCTCGCGGGCGAGCTGGCAGCGGTGCCGGACGAGGGAGCAGGAGTAGCAGGTGAATTCGTCATCCTTTTTCGGGATGACTTGGACGATGAGTTCTTCGGCGACGCATTCACCGCCGGGGACACCGACGCTGTCCATGTTGTCGGCCTCGTCCAAGTCGCGGACGACGCTGCGGGCGTCCGGGGCGTTGGCTGAC
This genomic window from Arthrobacter sp. 24S4-2 contains:
- a CDS encoding enolase C-terminal domain-like protein, with product MYSLGHFREYLEHGAAQIVQADVGRIGGITPWLKAAHLAEAFNVAISPHFLMELHVSLVAAVPNGQYVEHIPQLRSVTRSEIEVRDGHAVAPDAPGIGIDWNTDAIDDRRIA